The Sphingomonas sanguinis nucleotide sequence CGGGCGGGTGCCCGGCCGGGGCCAAGCGTAAAAATCGGTTAACCCACGCTTTCTTAACGACCTTCGCGCCATGCTGCGCGACGAAACCCGCGACTGGAGTCTCGCCGTGACCGCTCTGTCCCTTGCCCCCGTGCTCGACACCGCCGCCGCCGTCCCGCTGCGTCAGGCGCTGCTCGACCTGATCGCGTCGGGCGACCCGATCACGCTCGACGGGTCGCAGGTGGCGCAGGCGGGCCAGGCCTGCCTCCAGGTGCTGGCCAGCGCGCAGGCGATGGCCGCGTCGATCCCGACCGATTTCGAACTGAACAGCCCATCCGAGCCGCTGGCTTCGATGATCGCG carries:
- a CDS encoding STAS domain-containing protein, encoding MLRDETRDWSLAVTALSLAPVLDTAAAVPLRQALLDLIASGDPITLDGSQVAQAGQACLQVLASAQAMAASIPTDFELNSPSEPLASMIALAGLDSLVAEA